One Azospirillum brasilense DNA window includes the following coding sequences:
- a CDS encoding alpha/beta fold hydrolase, with translation MPEAINRDRRRFLGTAAMTLAATQIGLSGPATAQAAEAKPTAPPIKPGTDTPFGPLKQIDAGVLNIGYVDAGPAAGPVVVLLHGWPYDIHSFVDVAPALASAGHRVIVPYLRGYGTTRFLSGETFRNGQPSALALDTIALMDALKIEKATLAGFDWGARTANIVAALWPERTKAMVSVSGYLIGNQEAGRKPLPPEAELEWWYQFYFATDRGRVGYDQYRRDFAKLIWRLASPKWEFDDATFDRSAVAFDNPDHVAIVIHNYRWRLGLAQGEPKYDELEKRLAAAPVIAVPTITMEGDANGAPHPDASAYAKKFSGKYAHRLIAGGTGHNLPQEAPRAFVDAVVDVTKL, from the coding sequence ATGCCCGAGGCCATCAACCGCGACCGCCGCCGTTTTCTGGGCACCGCGGCCATGACTCTTGCCGCAACGCAGATCGGCCTTTCCGGGCCAGCCACCGCGCAGGCCGCCGAAGCGAAGCCGACGGCGCCCCCCATCAAGCCGGGAACGGACACGCCGTTCGGTCCGCTGAAGCAGATCGACGCGGGCGTCCTGAACATCGGCTATGTGGACGCCGGCCCTGCCGCTGGCCCCGTGGTCGTCCTGCTGCACGGCTGGCCCTACGACATCCACAGCTTCGTCGACGTCGCGCCCGCGCTGGCATCGGCGGGCCATCGGGTGATCGTGCCCTATCTGCGCGGCTATGGCACGACGCGGTTTTTGTCCGGCGAGACCTTCCGCAACGGCCAGCCGTCGGCGCTCGCCCTCGATACCATCGCGTTGATGGACGCCCTCAAGATCGAGAAGGCAACGCTCGCCGGCTTCGATTGGGGCGCGCGGACCGCCAACATCGTCGCGGCGCTATGGCCGGAGCGGACCAAGGCCATGGTATCGGTCAGCGGCTACCTCATCGGCAACCAGGAGGCCGGCAGGAAGCCGTTGCCGCCGGAGGCCGAACTCGAATGGTGGTATCAGTTCTATTTCGCCACGGACCGCGGCCGGGTCGGCTATGACCAGTACCGGCGTGACTTTGCCAAGCTCATCTGGCGGCTCGCCTCGCCGAAGTGGGAGTTCGACGACGCCACGTTCGACCGCTCCGCGGTGGCCTTCGACAACCCCGACCACGTCGCCATCGTCATCCACAATTACCGCTGGCGGCTTGGCCTGGCTCAGGGCGAACCGAAGTATGACGAACTGGAAAAGCGGCTTGCCGCAGCTCCGGTGATCGCCGTGCCGACCATCACCATGGAAGGCGACGCCAACGGCGCCCCCCACCCGGACGCCAGCGCCTACGCCAAGAAATTCTCGGGCAAATACGCGCACCGGCTCATTGCCGGCGGCACCGGCCACAACCTGCCCCAGGAAGCCCCGCGGGCCTTCGTGGACGCGGTCGTCGACGTTACCAAGCTCTGA
- a CDS encoding organic hydroperoxide resistance protein, whose translation MPQLTKVIYTGRTHTSAGGRDGKVRSDDGRLNIALSSPGSSGGGTNPEQLFAAGWSACFIGAMNIAAQKMQITLPADLSVNAEVDLGTTGTGTGTGTGYGLAARLNVSLPGLDRETAETVVQTAHGTCPYSLATRGNIDVTITVV comes from the coding sequence ATGCCCCAGCTGACCAAAGTGATTTACACCGGCCGGACCCACACCTCCGCCGGGGGACGGGACGGCAAAGTCCGCAGTGACGACGGCCGCCTGAACATCGCCCTGTCCTCCCCCGGTTCGTCGGGTGGCGGCACCAATCCGGAGCAGTTGTTCGCCGCCGGCTGGTCGGCGTGCTTCATCGGCGCCATGAACATTGCCGCACAGAAGATGCAGATCACACTTCCGGCCGACCTCTCGGTCAACGCGGAGGTGGATCTCGGCACCACCGGCACCGGCACCGGCACCGGCACCGGCTACGGCCTCGCGGCCCGTCTCAACGTCAGCCTGCCGGGGCTCGACCGCGAAACCGCCGAAACCGTGGTGCAGACCGCGCACGGAACCTGCCCCTATTCCCTGGCGACGCGCGGTAACATCGACGTCACGATCACCGTCGTCTGA
- a CDS encoding MarR family winged helix-turn-helix transcriptional regulator, translated as MTPDDPASPRLADFLCFAVYSANLAFGRAYRPILEELGLTYLQYITIVALWEEDNQTVRGLGEKLFLESNTLTPILKKLEAMGYVTRQRDPEDERHVRVGLTDAGRRLREKGLNMTLVKQTGLPPDEFAKLQKAVANLRDTLLEVSKGK; from the coding sequence ATGACGCCAGACGACCCGGCGAGCCCCAGACTGGCCGATTTCCTGTGCTTCGCGGTCTATTCGGCCAACCTGGCCTTCGGGCGGGCCTACCGGCCAATCCTTGAGGAACTCGGGCTCACCTATCTCCAGTACATCACCATCGTGGCGCTGTGGGAGGAAGACAACCAGACGGTCCGGGGGCTTGGCGAAAAGCTGTTCCTGGAGTCCAACACGCTTACGCCGATCCTCAAGAAGCTGGAGGCGATGGGCTATGTCACCCGGCAGCGCGACCCGGAGGATGAACGCCACGTCCGGGTGGGCCTCACCGACGCCGGCCGCCGCTTGCGCGAGAAGGGCCTGAACATGACCCTCGTCAAGCAGACCGGCCTGCCACCCGATGAGTTTGCAAAGCTGCAAAAGGCCGTCGCGAACCTGCGCGACACATTGCTGGAGGTGAGCAAAGGGAAGTAA
- the gcvA gene encoding transcriptional regulator GcvA gives MSRPLLPLSGFRAFEAAARHLSFARAADELRVTPAAISHQVRTLEDYLGVPLFRRSGRRVLLTEAGQILLPDLRRSFDLMEAAMGQVKRLAAGGILTVSMSPSFAAKWLMPRIEHFRTRHPDIDLRIDADVRLVNFSANEVDIVIRYGPGSYPGLKSVLLFEEELFPVCSPRLLSGAVPLRSITDLRQHTLLHDETINFAGPIPSWRVWLQTVGLEQAVDLNRGLRFNSSVTATQAAVDGHGVLLGRSLIVADDLSAGRLVRPFAESCPAGFGYYLVYPPQVASRANVHAFVDWIIEEAAGEGNGGEG, from the coding sequence ATGTCGCGACCGTTGCTGCCCCTCAGCGGGTTCCGCGCCTTCGAGGCCGCCGCCCGCCACCTCAGCTTCGCCCGTGCTGCGGACGAACTGCGCGTCACCCCGGCGGCGATCAGCCATCAGGTGCGGACGCTGGAGGATTATCTCGGCGTGCCGCTGTTCCGGCGCAGCGGCCGGCGCGTGCTGCTGACGGAGGCGGGGCAGATCCTGCTGCCGGACCTGCGGCGCAGCTTCGACCTGATGGAGGCCGCCATGGGGCAGGTCAAGCGGCTGGCCGCGGGCGGCATCCTGACGGTCAGCATGTCGCCGTCCTTCGCGGCCAAATGGCTGATGCCGCGCATCGAGCATTTTCGGACGCGCCACCCCGACATCGACCTGCGCATCGACGCGGACGTGCGGCTGGTGAATTTTTCCGCCAACGAGGTGGACATCGTCATCCGCTATGGCCCCGGCTCCTACCCCGGCCTGAAAAGCGTGCTGCTGTTCGAGGAGGAGCTGTTTCCGGTGTGCAGCCCCCGGCTGCTGTCCGGCGCCGTTCCGTTGCGGAGCATCACCGACCTGCGGCAACACACGCTGCTGCACGACGAGACGATCAATTTCGCGGGGCCGATCCCGTCATGGCGGGTCTGGCTGCAAACGGTCGGGCTGGAGCAGGCCGTCGACCTCAACCGGGGACTGCGCTTCAATTCCTCGGTGACGGCGACCCAGGCGGCCGTCGATGGGCATGGGGTGCTGCTGGGGCGCAGCCTGATCGTTGCCGACGATCTCTCGGCCGGGCGGCTGGTCCGCCCCTTTGCGGAGTCCTGCCCGGCGGGGTTCGGCTACTACCTCGTGTATCCGCCCCAGGTCGCGTCGCGAGCGAACGTCCACGCCTTCGTCGACTGGATCATTGAGGAAGCGGCCGGGGAAGGAAACGGCGGAGAGGGGTGA
- a CDS encoding SDR family NAD(P)-dependent oxidoreductase, which translates to MSTQKVALITGASQGIGAGLVAGFRQRGFAVVANSRSIKASDDPNVVTVGGDIADPDTAKRLVETARERFGRIDTLVNNAGIFIAKPFTEYTAADYAAVVATNLTGFFHVSQLAAVQMLNQGSGHIVNITTTLVEQPLASVPAALASLTKGGLDAVVRSLAIEYAGKGIRVNAVSPGIIKTPMHAPETHEFLAALHPVGRLGEIQDIVDAVLYLDSANFVTGETLHVDGGQHAGRW; encoded by the coding sequence ATGAGCACGCAAAAGGTTGCGCTGATCACCGGCGCGTCGCAGGGCATCGGTGCGGGTCTCGTGGCGGGCTTCCGCCAGCGCGGTTTCGCCGTCGTCGCCAACTCCCGCTCCATCAAGGCCAGCGACGACCCGAACGTCGTGACCGTCGGCGGCGACATCGCCGACCCGGACACCGCCAAGCGCCTCGTGGAGACCGCCCGCGAACGCTTCGGGCGCATCGACACGCTGGTCAACAACGCCGGCATTTTCATCGCCAAGCCCTTCACCGAATACACCGCGGCCGACTATGCAGCGGTCGTCGCCACCAACCTGACCGGCTTCTTCCACGTGTCCCAGCTGGCCGCGGTGCAGATGCTGAACCAGGGCAGCGGGCACATCGTCAACATCACCACCACGCTGGTGGAACAGCCGCTGGCCAGCGTGCCCGCGGCGCTGGCTTCCCTGACCAAGGGCGGCTTGGACGCGGTGGTCCGCTCGCTCGCCATCGAATACGCCGGCAAGGGCATCCGCGTGAACGCGGTGTCGCCGGGCATCATCAAGACGCCGATGCACGCCCCGGAAACGCACGAATTCCTGGCCGCTCTGCACCCGGTCGGCCGCCTGGGCGAGATTCAGGACATCGTGGACGCGGTGCTCTACCTGGACTCCGCCAACTTCGTCACCGGCGAAACGCTGCACGTCGACGGCGGCCAGCACGCCGGTCGCTGGTAA
- a CDS encoding tautomerase family protein, protein MPYVNIQITREGTSPGATGATPEQKAALIKGVSDLLFEVLNKPHAATFVVIDEVPMENWGVGGLPVEEYRRQMAGKMS, encoded by the coding sequence ATGCCGTACGTGAACATCCAGATCACCCGCGAGGGCACGAGCCCCGGTGCAACCGGCGCGACGCCGGAGCAGAAGGCGGCCCTGATCAAGGGGGTCAGCGACCTGTTGTTCGAGGTGCTGAACAAGCCGCACGCGGCGACCTTTGTCGTGATCGACGAGGTTCCCATGGAGAACTGGGGTGTGGGCGGGTTGCCGGTTGAGGAATACCGGCGCCAGATGGCGGGCAAGATGTCCTGA
- a CDS encoding IS6 family transposase, with protein sequence MSTTPNPYHGFRFPAAIINEAVWLYHCFSLSLREVEVILAARGIEVSYETIREWDLRFGRAFATTLKRRRPQPGDKWLLDEVFIRIRGKQHYLWRAIDQNGVVLDVLAQSRRNTKAAKRFFRKLLKGLRYAPRVIVTGKLKSYAAAKKDLKIGGEHRQSRYLNNACEVSLQPTRRRERHMRRFKSAKHAQRFLSTHSPIHNHFQLRRHLISATEYRAARTRAFSIWREVTGLALTA encoded by the coding sequence ATGAGCACGACGCCCAATCCGTACCATGGCTTCCGCTTTCCGGCGGCGATCATCAACGAGGCCGTGTGGCTGTACCATTGTTTCAGCTTGAGCCTGCGCGAGGTCGAGGTGATCCTGGCCGCGCGCGGCATCGAGGTCAGCTACGAGACCATCCGGGAGTGGGACCTGCGCTTTGGCCGGGCGTTCGCCACCACGCTCAAACGCCGTCGACCCCAGCCGGGCGACAAGTGGTTGCTGGACGAGGTGTTCATCCGCATCCGCGGCAAACAGCACTATTTGTGGCGGGCCATCGACCAGAACGGCGTTGTCCTCGACGTCCTGGCCCAGAGCCGGCGCAACACGAAGGCGGCCAAACGCTTTTTCCGCAAGCTGCTGAAAGGGTTGCGTTACGCCCCGCGTGTCATCGTGACTGGCAAGCTGAAGTCATACGCGGCAGCAAAGAAGGATCTGAAGATCGGCGGCGAACACCGACAAAGCCGATATCTGAACAACGCCTGCGAAGTCTCGCTTCAGCCGACCCGGCGGCGCGAACGGCACATGAGACGGTTCAAGTCCGCCAAGCATGCCCAACGTTTTCTTTCCACCCACAGCCCGATCCACAACCATTTCCAGCTGCGCCGCCATCTGATCTCCGCCACCGAGTACCGAGCCGCCCGAACTCGCGCCTTCTCCATCTGGCGCGAGGTGACCGGCCTCGCTCTGACCGCCTGA